The window TCAGTGGATTCAGGAGTAACAGTTGGAGGTATTTATTTGTTATCTCCCTCTTTTTATCCATCATGCATTTTTCAGTTCTGTTTTGTTCTATTAGGCTGCATTTGATAAGACAAGACACTGAAAACAAGACACAAAAgacagaaacataaaattttgtgttcttatattctgtttggtgataaactagaacatattataaaaatataatttattctcattttttttcatccaaaaaatttgagaagaaaaatataatagtaaaaatatataattataaaaaattaacaagaataatgaaagaaaaaataaaaaataagtggtGTCTTTTGTTAGTGTCTttgtgtccttcctgtcaggatggacacaaaatacactaattcagtgtctctagaTACAATGTCTCTATTCATGTCTTATCTATCAAACACGATTTTGTATCTCTGTTCTCGATCTCAGTGTTCCGTCCCTGTAAACAAACGTAGCCTTATGgaaaaaattatttacttttgtCATATAAGGTACACCAATCTCTCCATATTTCTCTGTCAAAACCAACTTAAGGTGAACAGATTCTAGCCTTTCCCTCCCAACTTTCTTCTCCCATCATTCAACCAATGAAGTAAGCAAACAATGTTTAGACTAGATTGTTGGGCATCAAATAGATATTATAGCTTTCGTAGTGTCTTGCACAGCAAAAACTACAACCCACGTGGTGAATGATTCTGTTTAAGAACCAAATGACCTATTTAGCAAGCTTCTTTTATTCTTCAGTGTAGGCTTTTTTACTCCTGATATGTTTTACCTTTGAAACAAATGGGGAATCCTTAAGAATCTTTTGGTTGCTGACTCGTGAATATTTCCAGGTTATCATGACGGTACAGCTACCAGATTTCCGATACATACGCAAAATGTTAATTCTTGTGTTCAATTTGATAATAATGCATGCCCGCTACAAAATCAGTTGAATGCTTCACACCAAGATCAACTTCATAGAGATGACAGTATGGTGACACATGGTCTGTTACAATCAGCCACTCACGGCTTTCAGGCTGCCAGCAGTTCAAATCCTAGTAGAGGAATTGAGGAATTGTTTCCAGAGGAAGAGATTCGTATTAGAAGTCATGAGATGCTGGAAAATGAAGATATGCAGCATCTGCTCCGTATCTTTAATATGGGAGGCCAAACTCATGGTTCCCTTAATGCCCATGAAGATGGTTTTTCATATTCATCTGCATACATGGCCGCAAACCCAATGAGCTACAATTGTGATGATGAGCGAGGCTGTTCTTCTGGAAAAGCTGTTGTTGGCTGGCTCAAGCTTAAGGCAGCTTTGAGATGGGGCATTTTTGTTAGGAAGAAGGCTGCTGAGAGACGGGCACAGCTTGTTGAGTTGGATGACTCATAGAATATGCTGTTGGAGGCATACATATTTCACCTGTTATGATCTACTAAACTATTCTGGCTTTAGCGTCTAAGAGTGTGTTTGTGAGTTGAAAGGAAAGGGATGGAAGAAAAggatttgaagaaaaaaatattctCCATTTTACCCTTCAAGCTCTTCACTTCCATAACCCCAACTCATAAACACACCCAAGTCTTTGTTGCTAACATGCAGAGTTGCCATCGTGCTGAAGTTTCGTAGCATGACCGAAGGCATGTTACTATTTGGTGCAGGGTTAATTTAAAAGCTTCCACTTTGCCTCAATCGATAAAATTCTCTGCCTTTGTAGGAATGTTGGTCTGCAAAGTCTGCAACTACTCTCATGTAACTGTTTTACTTGTGATGTTTTCCACTCAACATTCCTTCCTGCAAGTTGCGCAGAGACGACAGTTTCGTGCCGACTGCGGAATCTAAGGAAAGTAGGATTTACCAGAATGTATTAAATTCTGTGCAGTAACTTAGATGTTGTGTAGTTGGCCCCCTGGCCTCGTAGTTGGAATCAATTTGTACTTGTAGCTTGAGTGTTTCAGCAGTTGTATGTGTCAGCGTAACTTGTCGGGAGGTAATAGCATTGTAATGATGCTGATAATCATATGTAGTGAGAGAAAGATGCTTCATCCGACTTTTGTATAGTGGATGTACTTATAgataaataaatcaataattttaGCTGCGGAATTAAATAATACTGTTAGTCTGTTACATGGAAGAATTTCCTTCATGGGGTTGGTcatgttttctttctttaatATTGGTTTTGTTCATccggaaaaaaaaggagaaaagagaaaCTCAGTTTTCATAATCACAAAGCACTAGGAAAAAAAACATTTATTTTCGAGCTTTAAGTTTAACACATTATCTATTTTAAATATCTCATATCATCtaataaaattatcaattttaaaatctcATAAGAGTAATATAAGTTGAGTAAAAATTCACCTACAATAGTCTTCAtgtaaaattgatatttaaaaactTAGATAATTTGACAAATTGACTAAATCATCATTTAAAGATTCTCAACTATTAATTGTATATAAAATAGAAatgactttaaaattttaaattacattaataaatatattaagatGTGACACGTAGTACGGTAGTACCATACTTGGACAGTTGTACTTCATCCTGAGAATGAGAATTCAATTAGATATTATTCTGCATCTGAGACTTCATCCTCATCTTCCTCCAAAATGTAGACCAGGGCACGCTTTCTCGCAGCAAATACACAAGCCACGCCTCTTGATGCTGCCAGCAAGACATATCAACGAACAGGGAACAGTTACCCACATTAACACACCATAACCAGCTTGAGTATAGGAAAATTCAACTATAAGGAGGGAAAGAGAACATATGTTTTCAAGGGCCTGACTATTATTAGAAATACGTTGTATGCTTCCTACATTTAAATTCTTGTGACCTAAACATGAATATATTTCACAGGTTGATTGTTCTCGCATGAATTCTAATGCATTTAAGTCACACATACACAAAGAAGAGAGTACTCACCACTAACTGCCAAGGGAGCAGTTACAGAATGCGGAATGGTGCGGGCTTTCTCGTCCCCTATGTTCAAGTGGGCCACAGAATCCTAGGTGCACACAATTACAAAAAAGGGTTGGTGGAATTTGGAAGTTAGAAGAAACTAAAAGTTGAGAGCAACTCATGGTACTTTCATTATATACATGTATTTGTTAGTACAGAGATCATTAATTTACGTTATCAATCGTGAAGACAATGGGCATGGTGTGACTTACCTTCAATTCTTGCAATGTCCAGTTGTCTGTACAAGCAGATCTTGATATAGAGACATATGGTAGATCACTTGCGTGCATAATCATCATACAGCCACCTACAGCGCTTTCTGATCTCTTTGTAGCTCTGTTTAGTAGCATGACAATTTGACTATCCTGTTTCAAACATCACATTTAGATTAAAAAGTctggaaaaaataaaagaaaccgaGTATAGAAAGTTGTatgaaatatttataattttatcgtTGTTACCTTATACAAAGACAGATCCACACATTGATAATCAGCAGGAATATATAACAGCACAGCTTCCAAAGAACTATAGCCGTTCTTTAGACGGTGTGAGTCGTACATAAATCCTCTGACAATGCATACACAATTTGCAATATCTGAGAAAGACTCGTTCGGTACTTGGAGAGATACATAATCAATATATTGCTTTTGACAGGTGTAATGTGACAAAGAAGCTTTAGAGGAATCCTACAGAACGAAAACAAGTAATGAAGATAAGAATACAGCACTTCTGTCAAATTAGAGAACTGAGATGAAattcaaatacaaatacaaatataacataaaaagcCCCAACAATTGGGACTGATGTATTGAAGATTAGATA is drawn from Arachis hypogaea cultivar Tifrunner chromosome 12, arahy.Tifrunner.gnm2.J5K5, whole genome shotgun sequence and contains these coding sequences:
- the LOC112728617 gene encoding anaphase-promoting complex subunit 4-like, which produces MQRSRELVQFGGFSDTEYLRRTLAKEFQQMEISFREAFEMPFITVSRKILCEDFMPLCPLPSLSKAPSSMRIPTSVSYYEDSSKASLSHYTCQKQYIDYVSLQVPNESFSDIANCVCIVRGFMYDSHRLKNGYSSLEAVLLYIPADYQCVDLSLYKDSQIVMLLNRATKRSESAVGGCMMIMHASDLPYVSISRSACTDNWTLQELKDSVAHLNIGDEKARTIPHSVTAPLAVSASRGVACVFAARKRALVYILEEDEDEVSDAE